Proteins encoded within one genomic window of Platichthys flesus chromosome 13, fPlaFle2.1, whole genome shotgun sequence:
- the LOC133967072 gene encoding olfactory receptor 2A7-like, which produces MINPAGIVVFSLSGFNATVNYRATLFSLTLLSYFAILLVNVSLIVIIALDQNLHEPMYICLCTLCLNGIYGTTCFYPKFAYDLLADIQVISYAGCLLQIFAVYSFVKIDLSILALMAYDRYVAICLPLKYHYYMSVRRTALLVCVAWLIPISCDIMIVAMASTMRLCGSHISKLYCENWAIVKLACGSTSSNDIVGLIVIAVYCGHIVFIVNSYVQVVRSTFKSKESMRKFTQTCLPHLMCLFNVTAALLFDVMYSRYGSSSLQQSLKNFMALQFLMFPPLLNPIIYGLILTKVRKRVISVCMTAGQRLKLRLKV; this is translated from the coding sequence ATGATCAATCCTGCTGGTATCGTTGTATTTTCACTGTCTGGCTTCAATGCAACAGTCAACTACAGAgcaacacttttctctctcactttattGTCTTATTTTGCTATTCTGCTGGTAAATGTGTCTCTCATTGTAATCATAGCACTGGATCAAAATCTACACGAACCcatgtatatttgtttgtgtactTTATGCCTCAATGGAATCTATGGGACGacatgcttttatccaaagttcGCCTATGATCTTCTGGCTGATATTCAGGTGATATCTTATGCGGGATGCCTTCTGCAGATCTTTGCGGTATACTCCTTTGTAAAAATTGATTTATCTATTTTAGCTCTGATGGCCTATGACCGATATGTGGCCATATGTCTGCCACTGAAGTATCACTACTACATGTCGGTGCGGAGGACTgctttgttagtgtgtgtggccTGGCTCATTCCTATCTCCTGTGACATAATGATTGTAGCTATGGCATCCACAATGAGACTGTGTGGCTCTCACATAAGCAAACTCTACTGTGAGAATTGGGCCATTGTCAAACTTGCTTGTGGTTCAACATCCTCGAACGATATTGTCGGACTGATTGTGATTGCTGTCTATTGCGGGCACATCGTCTTCATCGTAAATTCATATGTGCAGGTTGTGAGGTCTACTTTTAAATCCAAAGAGAGCATGAGGAAGTTCACACAGACATGTTTGCCAcatttgatgtgtttgtttaatgtaACTGCTGCTTTACTTTTTGACGTCATGTACTCGAGGTATGGATCCTCGTCTTTGCAGCAGAGTCTAAAGAACTTTATGGCCCTACAGTTTCTCATGTTCCCCCCTCTACTAAACCCTATTATCTATGGGCTGATCCTGACTAAAGTTAGAAAGAGAGTCATATCTGTGTGCATGACGGCAGGTCAAAGACTTAAACTGAGACTGAAGGTTTGA
- the LOC133967318 gene encoding frizzled-7-A-like, with amino-acid sequence MAAARSTTGSVSLRIMWLLCGLCFSPTATQHYNSESGISIPEHGFCQPISIPLCTDIAYNQTIMPNLLGHTNQEDAGLEVHQFYPLVKVQCSADLKFFLCSMYAPVCTVLEQAIPPCRSLCERARQGCEALMNKFGFQWPERLRCEAFPVHGAGEICVGQNTSEPSSPPSSSSPNALDPMTLPPNRPNPRPPTYNQYHQFSCPLQLEVPSYLGYRFMGVKDCGAPCEPNKPTGIMYFRDDEVKFGRLWVGIWSILCCVSTLFTVLTYLVDMRRFRYPERPIIFLSGCYFMVAVAYAAGFFLEDKVVCVDKFKDEGYRTVAQGTKKEGCTILFMVLYFFGMASSIWWVILSLTWFLSAGMKWGHEAIEANSQYFHLAAWAVPAIKTITILAMGQVDGDVLTGVCFVGIFNVDALRGFVLAPLFVYLFIGTSFLLAGFVSLFRIRTIMKHDGTKTEKLEKLMVRIGVFSVLYTVPATIVIACYFYEQAFREHWERTWHMQTCKRFAVPCPVHNFAPMTPDFTVFMIKYLMTMIVGITSGFWVWSGKTLQSWRRFYKRLSNGSHGETTV; translated from the coding sequence ATGGCGGCGGCCAGGTCCACCACTGGCTCCGTTTCCCTGCGGATCATGTGGCTGCTGTGCGGGCTGTGCTTCTCACCCACCGCAACCCAACACTACAACAGCGAGAGTGGCATATCCATCCCGGAGCATGGGTTCTGTCAGCCCATCTCCATCCCGCTGTGCACCGACATCGCCTACAACCAGACAATCATGCCGAACCTCTTGGGCCACACGAACCAGGAGGACGCCGGTCTGGAGGTGCACCAGTTCTACCCGCTGGTGAAGGTCCAGTGTTCCGCGGATCTCAAGTTCTTTCTCTGTTCCATGTACGCGCCCGTCTGCACCGTGCTGGAGCAGGCCATCCCCCCTTGTCGGTCCCTGTGCGAGCGTGCACGGCAGGGATGTGAAGCCCTGATGAACAAATTCGGCTTCCAGTGGCCGGAGCGGCTCCGCTGCGAGGCGTTCCCCGTCCACGGTGCCGGAGAGATCTGCGTGGGCCAGAACACATCCGAACCCAGCAGCCCACCCTCGTCGTCTTCTCCCAACGCGCTCGATCCAATGACCCTCCCCCCAAATCGACCGAACCCACGCCCGCCCACGTACAACCAGTACCACCAGTTTTCCTGCCCACTGCAGCTGGAGGTGCCGTCCTATCTGGGTTACCGCTTCATGGGGGTCAAAGACTGCGGGGCCCCGTGTGAGCCCAATAAACCCACCGGGATCATGTACTTCCGAGACGACGAGGTGAAGTTCGGCCGCCTGTGGGTCGGTATCTGGTCCATCCTGTGCTGCGTGAGTACCCTCTTCACCGTGCTCACTTATTTAGTGGACATGCGGCGGTTCCGATATCCCGAGCGGCCCATCATCTTCCTGTCCGGCTGCTACTTCATGGTGGCGGTGGCCTACGCTGCTGGGTTCTTCCTGGAGGATAAAGTAGTCTGTGTGGATAAATTCAAGGATGAGGGCTACAGGACCGTGGCCCAGGGGACCAAGAAGGAGGGCTGCACCATCCTCTTCATGGTGCTGTACTTTTTTGGAATGGCCAGCTCCATCTGGTGGGTGATTTTGTCCCTGACGTGGTTCCTCTCCGCCGGGATGAAGTGGGGACATGAGGCGATAGAAGCCAATTCCCAGTACTTTCACCTGGCCGCATGGGCTGTCCCGGCCATCAAGACCATCACCATCCTGGCCATGGGTCAGGTGGACGGCGATGTCCTGACCGGGGTGTGCTTCGTCGGGATCTTCAACGTGGACGCCCTCCGCGGCTTCGTCCTGGCCCCGCTGTTCGTCTACCTTTTCATCGGCACGTCCTTCCTCCTGGCCGGCTTCGTGTCCCTGTTCCGCATCCGCACGATCATGAAGCACGACGGCACCAAGacggagaagctggagaagctgaTGGTGCGGATCGGGGTGTTCAGTGTGCTCTACACGGTACCGGCCACCATCGTGATCGCCTGTTACTTCTACGAGCAGGCCTTCAGGGAGCACTGGGAGCGGACCTGGCACATGCAGACCTGCAAGCGCTTCGCCGTGCCCTGTCCGGTCCACAACTTCGCCCCCATGACCCCGGACTTCACCGTGTTCATGATCAAATACCTGATGACCATGATAGTCGGGATCACCTCGGGGTTCTGGGTCTGGTCCGGGAAGACCCTCCAGTCCTGGCGGAGGTTCTACAAGCGCCTGAGCAACGGGAGCCACGGGGAGACAACGGTGTAG
- the LOC133967071 gene encoding olfactory receptor 4B13-like: MENGTDSFYFKFTMFVNIGSYYYVAFVFSLLLYSFIVSANLVIILVISRERSLHEPMYMFISLLSVNSLCGATGFFPRFFIDLMSDSHLISRPACFTQIYVIYTYAGAEMTILGIMAYDRYVAVCQPLHYHRQMTSKTIFNLLLMALFFPTFVTTAVISMSAKLPLCGNEIQRVYCANWNVVKLSCVPTSVNNTVGMALTISIVFLPLLFVLYTYFKIVVVCWKKSEEFKGKVLQSCLPHIVSFVIYSIAGFCDIALSRYDPDKINPFVAVILSLEFVVIPPVLNPLVYGLKLPEIRRHIVRMIPWNKGKSFRTTPQLVS; the protein is encoded by the coding sequence atggaaaatggcaCGGATTCATTTTACTTCAAGTTTACCATGTTTGTGAACATCGGAAGCTACTACTATGTTGCCTTTGTCTTTTCCCTCCTGCTCTACAGCTTCATCGTCTCTGCCAATCTGGTCATAATACTGGTGATCTCAAGGGAGAGGTCGCTGCACGAGCCCATGTACATGTTCATTTCCTTGTTGTCTGTCAACTCTCTGTGCGGCGCCACTGGTTTCTTCCCCAGATTCTTCATTGACCTCATGTCTGACTCTCACTTGATCTCACGTCCAGCCTGTTTCACTCAGATCTATGTTATTTACACCTACGCTGGTGCTGAGATGACCATCCTGGGCATCATGGCTTATGATAGATACGTCGCTGTGTGTCAGCCTTTGCATTATCACAGACAGATGACTTCTAAAACAATTTTTAACTTATTACTAATGGCTCTGTTTTTTCCAACCTTTGTCACCACAGCGGTCATCTCTATGTCCGCCAAGCTCCCTCTTTGTGGTAATGAGATACAAAGAGTGTATTGTGCCAACTGGAATGTTGTGAAATTATCATGTGTCCCCACCTCAGTCAACAACACTGTAGGCATGGCTTTAACCATAAGCAtagttttccttcctcttttgtttgtgCTCTACACCTATTTCAAAATTGTGGTTGTTTGCTGGAAGAAATCTGAAGAATTCAAAGGGAAAGTATTACAGAGCTGTCTGCCACACATAGTTTCATTCGTGATTTACTCCATCGCAGGGTTTTGTGACATCGCCTTGAGCCGGTATGATCCTGATAAGATCAACCCATTCGTGGCTGTGATCCTGTCGCTGGAATTTGTCGTCATTCCTCCAGTTTTGAATCCTCTCGTGTACGGGCTGAAGTTACCAGAAATCAGACGACACATTGTACGGATGATTCCATGGAATAAGGGAAAGTCATTTAGAACCACACCACAGCTTGTTTCATGA
- the LOC133967069 gene encoding olfactory receptor 6N2-like, with translation MENGTDSFYFKFTMFVNIGSYYYVAFVFSLLLYSFIVSANLVIILVISRERSLHKPMYMFIAALSINSLYGSTGFFPRFLMDLVSDSHLISRLACFTQIYVIYTYASYEFTILGIMAYDRYVAVCQPLHYHRQMTSRTVFNLLVSAWFFPTFFITAVIPLSAVLPLCGNEIQKVYCANWNVVKLSCVPTSANNAAGMFVTISIVFFPLLFVLYTYFRIVVVCWKKSAEFKGKVLQSCLPHIVSFVIYSIVGFCDIALSRYDPDDLNSFVAVILSLEFVVIPPVLNPLMYGLKLPDIRRHIIRMIPWYKRKSVRTTPQLVS, from the coding sequence ATGGAAAACGGCACGGATTCCTTTTACTTCAAGTTTACGATGTTTGTGAACATCGGAAGCTACTACTATGTTGCCTTTGTCTTTTCCCTCCTGCTCTACAGCTTCATCGTCTCTGCCAATCTGGTCATAATACTGGTGATCTCACGGGAGAGGTCACTGCACAAGCCCATGTACATGTTCATTGCCGCGTTGTCTATCAACTCTCTGTACGGCTCCACTGGTTTCTTCCCCAGATTCCTCATGGACCTTGTGTCTGACTCTCACTTGATCTCACGTCTAGCCTGTTTCACTCAGATCTATGTTATTTACACGTACGCTAGCTATGAGTTTACCATTCTGGGCATCATGGCTTATGATAGATACGTCGCTGTGTGTCAGCCTTTGCATTATCACAGACAAATGACTTCTAGAACAGTTTTTAACTTATTAGTAAGTGCTTGGTTTTTTCCAACCTTTTTCATCACAGCAGTCATCCCTCTGTCGGCCGTGCTCCCTCTTTGTGGTAATGAGATACAAAAAGTATATTGTGCCAACTGGAATGTTGTGAAATTATCATGTGTCCCCACCTCAGCCAACAACGCCGCAGGTATGTTTGTAACAATAAGcatagttttttttcctcttttgtttgtgCTCTACACCTATTTTAGAATTGTGGTTGTTTGCTGGAAAAAATCTGCAGAATTCAAAGGGAAAGTTTTACAGAGCTGTCTGCCACACATAGTTTCATTCGTGATTTACTCCATTGTGGGATTTTGTGACATCGCCTTGAGCCGGTATGATCCTGATGACCTCAACTCATTCGTGGCTGTGATCCTGTCGTTGGAATTTGTAGTCATTCCTCCAGTTCTGAATCCTCTCATGTACGGGCTGAAGTTACCAGATATCAGACGACACATTATACGAATGATTCCATGGTATAAGCGAAAGTCAGTTAGAACCACACCACAGCTTGTTTCATGA
- the LOC133967068 gene encoding olfactory receptor 4B13-like, translated as MENCTDSFYFKFTMFVNIGSYYYVAFVFSLLLYSFIVSANLVIILVISRERSLHEPMYMFIALLSINSLCGSTGFFPRFLMDLVSDSHLISRPACFTQIYVIYMYGCCEMTILGIMAYDRYVAVCQPLHYHRQMTSRTVFNLMVIACFFPSLFVTAIISLSAVLPLCGNEIQRVHCANWNVVKLSCVPTSVNNTVGLLLTISIVFLPLLFVLYTYLRIVVVCWNKSAEFKRKVLQSCLPHIVSFVIYSIVGFCDIALSRYDPDELNPFVAVILSLEFVVIPPVLNPLVYGLKLPEIRRHIVRMIPWNKRKSVRTTPQLVT; from the coding sequence ATGGAAAACTGCACGGATTCCTTTTACTTCAAGTTTACCATGTTTGTGAACATCGGAAGCTACTACTATGTTGCCTTTGTCTTTTCCCTCCTGCTCTACAGCTTCATCGTCTCTGCCAATCTGGTCATAATACTGGTGATCTCACGGGAGAGGTCGCTGCACGAGCCCATGTACATGTTCATTGCCTTGTTGTCTATCAACTCTCTGTGCGGCTCCACTGGTTTCTTCCCCAGATTCCTCATGGACCTTGTGTCTGATTCTCACTTGATCTCACGTCCAGCCTGTTTCACTCAGATCTATGTTATTTACATGTACGGTTGCTGTGAGATGACCATTCTGGGCATCATGGCTTATGATAGATACGTCGCTGTGTGTCAGCCTTTGCATTATCACAGACAGATGACTTCTAGAACAGTTTTTAACTTGATGGtaattgcttgtttttttcctaGTTTGTTCGTCACAGCGatcatctctctgtctgccgTGCTCCCTCTTTGTGGTAATGAGATACAAAGGGTGCATTGTGCTAACTGGAATGTTGTGAAATTATCATGTGTCCCCACCTCAGTCAACAACACTGTAGGTTTGCTTCTAACAATAAGCAtagttttccttcctcttttgtttgtgCTCTACACCTATTTACGAATTGTGGTTGTTTGCTGGAATAAATCTGCAGAATTCAAAAGGAAAGTTTTACAGAGCTGTCTGCCACACATAGTTTCATTCGTGATTTACTCCATTGTGGGATTTTGTGACATCGCCTTGAGCCGGTATGATCCCGATGAGCTCAACCCATTCGTGGCTGTGATCCTGTCGCTGGAATTTGTCGTCATTCCTCCAGTTCTGAATCCGCTTGTGTACGGGCTGAAGTTACCAGAAATCAGACGACACATTGTACGGATGATTCCATGGAATAAGCGAAAATCAGTTAGAACCACACCACAGCTTGTTACATGA